In Lentimicrobiaceae bacterium, a genomic segment contains:
- the miaB gene encoding tRNA (N6-isopentenyl adenosine(37)-C2)-methylthiotransferase MiaB translates to MNFSDSEIVGSIMATDGFTIVGQPNNADVIFVNTCSIRENAEQRIRKRLKEFQLLKKKNPSLVIGVLGCMAERLKSQLLEQEQIVDVIAGPDAYRDLPQLLNTLENGQKAMNVMLSTEETYADISPVKLNPGGVSAFISIMRGCQNFCSYCVVPYTRGKERSRNPNTIINEARELFDNGYREITLLGQNVNSYHWENLYFAGLLENVAQIDPRLRIRFTTSHPKNLSDELLYTIARYENICKSIHLPVQSGSTRILKHMNRKYTREEYMNRIEAIRRILPDCTISTDIICGFCSETEEDHKETLSIMQWVAFDYAFMFKYSERPDTLAARSLQDDVSEEIKARRLEEIIAMQRHLSLQSNKKDIGKNFSVLVEGTSKRSATHLFGRNSQNKVIVFPSETLKPGNYINVIVADCTAATLKGEILT, encoded by the coding sequence ATGAATTTTTCTGACAGCGAAATTGTGGGCTCTATAATGGCTACCGACGGATTTACTATTGTAGGTCAGCCTAATAATGCTGATGTTATTTTTGTTAATACCTGTTCAATACGTGAAAATGCCGAACAGCGCATTAGAAAGCGTCTCAAGGAATTCCAATTACTGAAAAAGAAAAATCCATCACTCGTTATCGGTGTATTAGGATGTATGGCTGAAAGGCTCAAAAGCCAACTGCTCGAACAAGAACAAATAGTGGATGTTATTGCCGGACCTGATGCCTATCGTGATTTACCTCAATTGTTAAATACATTAGAAAACGGGCAGAAGGCTATGAATGTGATGCTCTCTACCGAAGAAACCTATGCCGACATCAGCCCCGTAAAGCTAAATCCAGGTGGGGTTTCTGCATTTATTTCCATCATGCGGGGTTGCCAGAATTTTTGTTCTTATTGTGTAGTTCCTTATACTCGGGGGAAAGAAAGAAGTAGAAACCCCAATACCATTATTAATGAAGCCCGGGAACTCTTTGATAATGGCTATCGTGAAATAACCCTTCTGGGTCAAAATGTTAACTCATATCACTGGGAAAACCTTTATTTTGCAGGATTGCTGGAAAATGTTGCCCAAATAGATCCCCGATTACGAATACGGTTCACAACTTCGCATCCTAAAAACTTGTCCGATGAATTGTTATATACTATTGCCAGGTACGAAAATATTTGTAAATCCATTCATTTGCCCGTACAATCCGGAAGTACAAGGATACTGAAACACATGAACCGGAAATACACCCGCGAAGAATACATGAATCGTATAGAAGCTATTCGCCGTATTTTGCCTGATTGTACCATTTCTACCGATATTATCTGTGGCTTTTGTTCTGAAACGGAAGAAGACCACAAGGAAACACTTTCTATAATGCAGTGGGTTGCTTTTGATTATGCTTTTATGTTTAAATACTCCGAACGCCCGGATACCCTTGCTGCACGAAGTCTGCAAGATGACGTATCTGAAGAAATAAAAGCCCGCCGTCTCGAAGAAATTATAGCTATGCAACGACATCTTTCGCTCCAAAGCAACAAAAAAGACATTGGGAAAAACTTTTCTGTTTTGGTAGAAGGAACATCCAAACGTTCGGCTACTCACCTTTTCGGACGAAACAGCCAGAATAAAGTTATTGTTTTCCCTTCAGAAACCTTAAAACCAGGGAATTACATCAATGTTATTGTAGCAGATTGTACTGCTGCTACATTAAAAGGAGAAATACTAACGTAA
- a CDS encoding polysaccharide biosynthesis/export family protein translates to MKRKSFPEKFLKQIFYLCIVTLVFTSCISQKKVRYLQEQSKEINTSGQEFVQEKILSYKVKAGDNLYVRVTSLDPKTYTFFNGEASTTYSSGYYMSSESSVYFSSYVVNDSGYIDFPIIGKIKIGGQTIEQVKSTIQSEVDEYLMQTNVIVKLANFKITVLGEVQRPGKFLIYQDYINIFEAIGLAGDLKTFAQRNKIILVRETEKGSKVFNVDITKKNVLESEYYYLKPNDIVYVQPMNSKTWTFESFPYAVVLSTLTTTLLILQYFK, encoded by the coding sequence ATGAAGAGAAAATCATTTCCTGAAAAATTTTTAAAGCAAATTTTTTATTTGTGCATTGTCACTCTTGTATTTACATCTTGCATCTCTCAAAAAAAGGTTAGATACCTGCAGGAACAAAGTAAAGAAATCAACACTTCTGGACAAGAGTTTGTGCAGGAAAAAATATTGAGTTACAAGGTTAAAGCAGGCGATAACCTTTATGTCAGGGTTACAAGCCTTGACCCCAAAACGTATACTTTTTTTAATGGTGAGGCAAGCACAACTTATTCTTCAGGTTACTACATGAGCAGCGAATCAAGCGTTTATTTTAGCAGCTATGTAGTAAACGATTCAGGTTACATTGATTTTCCTATTATCGGTAAAATAAAAATAGGTGGGCAAACAATTGAACAGGTAAAAAGTACTATTCAGTCAGAAGTAGATGAATATCTAATGCAAACCAATGTAATAGTAAAACTTGCCAATTTTAAAATTACCGTTCTCGGCGAAGTTCAGCGCCCGGGTAAATTTCTTATTTATCAGGATTACATCAATATTTTTGAAGCTATCGGCTTAGCCGGCGATTTGAAAACTTTTGCCCAAAGAAATAAAATAATTTTGGTTAGAGAAACAGAAAAAGGCTCAAAAGTATTTAATGTTGATATTACAAAAAAAAATGTTTTAGAATCTGAATACTATTATCTAAAACCCAATGATATTGTATATGTACAACCGATGAATTCAAAAACATGGACATTTGAATCATTTCCCTATGCAGTTGTACTTTCAACCCTTACAACCACTTTGTTAATTTTACAATATTTTAAATAG
- a CDS encoding polysaccharide biosynthesis tyrosine autokinase: MDNIKDFSQQKQESVDYKALFFKFYKYWYFFIITIFIALLIAFLFNKYTKPVYKVSTTVLVQDDKKNSTMDPGQLFEGFGLFTSKKNLENEIGILKSYALTSRTVKSLPFGVSYFSEDNFITEELYTKSPFSVEYDSAYPQAVGLRFNITFLSNTKYKLVAEGENIPLYDFKNYKPIENKKIEKINLNKTYIVGEPVKFGFCNFKVNLTNHFSSGEFIGKKMFFLFNDLESVINTFKSFEIEPINKEASIIEITLKGSNIEKSVDFLNSLTEVYIDRGLEKKNKIAINTIYFIDSQLKGMTDSLTSTENTLQNFRTKNEVMNFDFQTQQIFEIMKNLQDQKAVLIVKSKYYDNLKEYISKNKNNIDDIVVPSSMGIEDPILSQLIIEITKLYDERTEILAHSSVKNPYVRSIDNKINNTKANILENIKNIVNTSKISIKDIDSRINSLSAQINKLPRTQRELFGIERKFKLNDEIYTYLMQKRSEAAIAKASNLADNEVIDAAQNLGENTTPVFPKKSLNYIIALLLGIVLPVLYILGKDYFNDKIIERKDIENITKIPILGHIIHNTKESKIVVAESPKSSIAESFRSIRTNLQFITKGKEKVIILVTSTMVSEGKTFTSMNLASIFALYGRKTLLMGFDLRKPKIYQDFGLTNTEGISSYLINKSKFENIIQASPIENLDIMMAGPVPPNPSELIASEKANELFAEIKKHYDFVIIDTPPVGLVTDAFLLMKYTDANIFVVRQNYSNKKVFESIIRDIEMRKLENVNILINDVKLTRSSYGYGYGYGYGYGYGYGYGYGYGYGYGYGYGYYSDDKDQEKTSGWKKLFKKA, encoded by the coding sequence GTGGATAATATAAAAGATTTTTCTCAGCAAAAACAAGAGTCTGTTGATTACAAAGCGTTATTTTTTAAGTTTTATAAATATTGGTATTTCTTTATCATTACCATTTTCATAGCGTTGCTTATAGCGTTCCTTTTTAACAAATACACCAAACCGGTGTACAAAGTTTCCACCACTGTGTTGGTACAGGACGATAAAAAAAACTCCACCATGGATCCTGGACAATTATTTGAGGGTTTCGGATTGTTTACATCAAAGAAAAATCTTGAAAACGAAATAGGTATATTAAAATCATATGCCCTTACCAGCCGTACCGTCAAATCACTTCCGTTTGGTGTTTCTTATTTCTCGGAAGATAATTTTATTACCGAGGAATTGTATACCAAAAGCCCTTTTTCTGTTGAATACGATTCTGCATATCCCCAAGCAGTAGGATTGCGATTTAATATTACTTTTTTATCCAATACCAAGTACAAGCTCGTAGCCGAAGGCGAAAACATTCCCCTTTACGATTTTAAAAATTACAAACCCATTGAAAATAAAAAAATTGAAAAAATAAATCTCAATAAAACATATATCGTAGGAGAACCTGTAAAATTCGGTTTTTGTAATTTTAAAGTTAATCTTACCAACCATTTTTCCTCGGGTGAATTTATTGGAAAAAAAATGTTCTTTTTGTTCAACGATCTTGAATCGGTGATAAATACTTTTAAATCTTTTGAAATTGAACCTATTAATAAAGAAGCTTCCATCATTGAAATCACACTCAAGGGTAGCAATATTGAAAAATCTGTTGATTTTTTGAATAGCTTAACAGAAGTGTATATAGACCGAGGTTTGGAAAAGAAAAATAAAATAGCCATTAATACTATTTATTTTATTGATTCTCAATTAAAAGGCATGACAGATTCCCTTACTTCAACCGAAAATACCCTACAAAACTTCCGTACAAAGAATGAAGTAATGAATTTTGACTTTCAAACACAACAGATTTTTGAAATCATGAAAAATTTGCAGGATCAAAAGGCAGTATTGATAGTTAAGTCAAAATATTACGACAATCTTAAAGAATACATCTCAAAAAATAAAAATAACATAGATGATATTGTTGTGCCATCTTCCATGGGAATTGAAGACCCGATATTGAGCCAGTTGATTATTGAAATTACCAAATTATATGATGAAAGAACAGAAATTTTAGCTCATTCAAGCGTAAAAAACCCCTATGTTAGATCTATTGATAACAAGATAAATAACACAAAAGCAAATATTCTTGAAAATATTAAAAATATAGTCAACACTTCAAAAATCAGTATAAAAGATATTGATTCCCGTATTAATTCTCTCTCAGCACAAATTAATAAACTTCCCCGTACCCAACGTGAATTGTTTGGCATAGAACGTAAATTTAAACTTAACGATGAAATCTATACCTATTTGATGCAGAAACGCTCCGAAGCTGCCATTGCAAAAGCCTCAAACCTTGCCGACAACGAAGTGATTGATGCTGCACAAAATCTCGGTGAAAATACAACTCCCGTATTTCCCAAAAAATCCCTGAATTATATCATTGCATTACTGCTTGGCATCGTTCTTCCTGTTTTATATATTTTGGGTAAGGATTATTTCAATGATAAAATTATCGAACGTAAAGACATAGAAAACATTACTAAAATACCCATTTTAGGGCACATAATTCATAATACCAAAGAGAGTAAAATTGTTGTGGCGGAGTCTCCCAAATCCTCCATAGCCGAATCGTTTCGCTCTATACGTACTAATTTGCAATTTATTACTAAGGGCAAAGAAAAAGTTATCATTTTGGTAACTTCTACCATGGTGAGTGAAGGAAAAACTTTTACTTCTATGAACCTTGCATCTATTTTTGCTTTGTATGGACGTAAAACCTTGCTTATGGGTTTCGACTTACGTAAACCTAAAATTTACCAGGACTTTGGTTTAACTAATACGGAAGGTATCAGTTCCTACCTTATTAATAAGAGTAAGTTTGAAAATATTATTCAAGCTTCTCCTATCGAAAACCTCGACATCATGATGGCCGGACCTGTTCCTCCAAATCCTTCCGAGTTAATTGCCAGTGAAAAGGCAAATGAACTTTTTGCTGAGATTAAAAAACATTATGATTTCGTTATCATTGATACTCCTCCTGTTGGTTTGGTAACCGATGCATTCCTCCTGATGAAATATACTGATGCTAACATATTTGTTGTACGACAGAATTATAGTAACAAAAAAGTTTTCGAATCCATTATCCGCGATATTGAGATGCGTAAATTAGAAAATGTAAATATACTTATCAATGATGTAAAACTTACCCGTAGCTCCTATGGCTATGGTTACGGTTACGGTTATGGTTATGGTTACGGCTATGGTTACGGTTATGGTTACGGTTATGGCTACGGTTATGGCTACGGTTATTATTCTGACGACAAAGACCAGGAAAAAACCTCAGGTTGGAAAAAATTGTTTAAAAAAGCATAA
- the topA gene encoding type I DNA topoisomerase, giving the protein MIKNLVIVESPAKAKTIEGFLGKEFLVKSSYGHIRDLYKNQLSIDVENGFLPRYEIPEEKLKMVNELKKIATNSETVWLASDEDREGEAIAWHLTEALSLEKSKIKRIVFHEITKTAIANAIENPRNINYDLVNAQQARRVLDRLVGYELSPLLWKKVKPALSAGRVQSVAVRLIAEKETEIREFVSVDSYRITAIFEGVHSEKLFQLNAELNKRFLQNEEAVAFLESCKEAGFVIAEIETKPSKKSPAPPFTTSTLQQEASRKLGFSVAQTMRVAQQLYESGKITYMRTDSVHLSNLALDSAKKEIGRLFGENYVKTRQYETKSKGAQEAHEAIRPTYLEKSEIEGDLLQKRLYDLIWKRTIASQMSDAQIQKTNVTIDISTRKEKFIAKGEVILFDGFLKVYTESNDEDTAENQKNTLPPVAKGEQLTLQQMIAEQKFSQQPFRYTEASLVKKLEELGIGRPSTYAPTISTIQKREYVVKEDRVGFEREYKYIVLKNKKITSKTKSEKVGYEKTKLFPTDIGNLVNAFLLQYFENIIDYNFTANVELEFDEIASGNKNWNEMLYDFYHSFHQQVEKTLKVSEKVKGQKLLGTDAASGKNVYAKLGRYGAIIQIGETEDEEKPRFAGLKKGQSIETITLTEALDLFQFPKSIGKYEDSELLVAIGRFGPYVKHKSAFYSLKKTDDPSTITVERAIELIEEKRKADSEKIIKIFAENPDIKIQKGRWGAYISFGKNNFKIPKGTDPETLTLDDCLQITGTQQKTESKKNKKSLKPATKTKIKK; this is encoded by the coding sequence ATGATTAAAAATCTTGTAATCGTTGAATCACCGGCAAAAGCCAAAACCATTGAAGGTTTTTTAGGCAAGGAATTTCTTGTAAAATCAAGTTACGGACATATTCGCGATCTTTATAAAAATCAATTAAGCATAGATGTTGAAAATGGTTTTCTGCCCAGGTACGAAATCCCGGAAGAAAAGCTCAAAATGGTGAATGAGCTCAAAAAAATTGCAACTAATTCTGAAACGGTATGGCTTGCTTCCGATGAAGACCGGGAAGGAGAAGCCATTGCCTGGCATCTTACCGAAGCGCTTTCGCTGGAAAAATCGAAAATCAAACGCATTGTTTTTCATGAAATTACAAAAACAGCAATTGCAAATGCCATTGAAAATCCAAGAAATATAAATTACGATCTGGTAAATGCACAACAAGCCCGTCGTGTTCTCGACCGACTGGTTGGTTACGAATTATCACCCTTATTATGGAAAAAAGTAAAACCGGCGCTTTCAGCAGGAAGGGTACAATCGGTAGCCGTACGCCTGATAGCGGAAAAAGAAACTGAAATCAGGGAGTTTGTATCTGTTGATTCCTACCGTATAACTGCAATTTTTGAAGGTGTACATTCTGAAAAGTTATTTCAACTGAATGCCGAACTGAATAAACGATTTTTACAAAATGAAGAAGCAGTTGCTTTTCTTGAATCGTGTAAAGAAGCCGGATTCGTTATTGCAGAAATCGAAACCAAACCTTCGAAAAAATCCCCGGCTCCGCCTTTTACCACCTCAACTCTACAGCAGGAAGCCAGCCGTAAGTTGGGCTTTTCGGTTGCCCAAACCATGCGGGTTGCCCAACAATTATACGAATCGGGAAAAATTACCTATATGAGAACCGATTCAGTACACCTTTCAAACCTTGCTCTCGATTCAGCCAAAAAAGAAATCGGCAGGTTGTTTGGGGAAAATTATGTTAAAACCAGGCAATACGAAACCAAATCGAAGGGGGCACAGGAGGCACACGAAGCCATCAGACCTACTTATCTCGAAAAAAGCGAAATAGAAGGCGATTTGCTCCAAAAACGGCTTTACGACCTGATATGGAAACGCACCATCGCCTCACAAATGAGCGATGCCCAAATTCAGAAAACCAATGTTACCATTGACATCTCTACAAGAAAAGAAAAATTTATCGCAAAGGGCGAAGTTATCTTGTTTGATGGGTTTTTAAAGGTATATACGGAATCAAACGACGAAGATACTGCTGAAAACCAAAAAAACACCCTTCCTCCGGTTGCAAAAGGCGAACAACTGACGTTGCAACAGATGATAGCAGAACAAAAATTTTCACAACAACCTTTCCGTTATACCGAAGCCAGTCTTGTGAAAAAACTGGAAGAACTGGGTATTGGTCGTCCTTCAACCTATGCGCCTACCATTTCTACCATCCAGAAGAGAGAATATGTCGTAAAAGAAGATCGCGTTGGTTTTGAAAGAGAATACAAATACATTGTACTAAAAAATAAAAAAATTACAAGTAAGACCAAAAGTGAAAAAGTTGGGTACGAAAAAACAAAACTTTTCCCTACCGACATAGGTAACCTTGTAAATGCCTTTCTTTTACAATATTTTGAAAATATTATTGATTACAATTTTACGGCAAATGTCGAACTGGAATTCGATGAAATAGCTTCCGGAAATAAAAATTGGAATGAAATGCTCTATGATTTTTACCATTCGTTTCATCAACAAGTGGAAAAAACATTGAAGGTTTCGGAGAAGGTAAAAGGACAAAAATTACTGGGAACTGATGCCGCCAGCGGGAAGAACGTATATGCTAAATTAGGACGTTACGGCGCAATAATCCAGATTGGTGAAACCGAAGATGAAGAAAAACCCCGTTTTGCCGGACTTAAAAAAGGGCAAAGCATAGAAACCATCACCCTAACAGAAGCTCTCGATCTTTTTCAATTCCCCAAAAGTATAGGAAAGTATGAAGATTCGGAACTTCTTGTTGCAATAGGTAGATTTGGTCCTTATGTAAAGCATAAATCAGCATTTTATTCTCTGAAAAAAACTGACGACCCTTCCACCATAACCGTGGAACGCGCAATAGAGCTTATTGAAGAAAAAAGAAAAGCAGATTCGGAAAAAATAATAAAAATTTTTGCTGAAAATCCTGATATTAAAATTCAAAAAGGAAGATGGGGCGCTTATATTTCGTTCGGAAAAAATAACTTTAAGATACCCAAAGGCACTGATCCTGAAACATTAACCCTTGATGATTGTCTGCAGATTACTGGAACACAACAGAAAACCGAATCCAAGAAAAATAAAAAATCCCTAAAGCCAGCAACAAAAACAAAGATAAAAAAATAA
- the cysD gene encoding sulfate adenylyltransferase subunit CysD, producing the protein MSDRYSLNHLRELESESVFVIREVAAQFERPALLFSGGKDSIVLTHLAYKAFYPAKIPFSLLHIDTGHNFEETLTFRDELAKKLDATLLIGSVQESIDNGRCVEETGYNASRNVLQTTTLLDSIEKYKLDACIGGGRRDEEKARAKERFFSHRDEFGQWDPKNQRPELWNIFNGRKRYGEHFRVFPISNWTEMDVWQYILLENIDLPSLYYTHQREVFFRDGIWLAKAPFMKLKPNEKYETMQVRCRTIGDITCTGLVPSTANTLEEIIEEIAATRITERGGRFDDMRSDAAMEDRKKEGYF; encoded by the coding sequence ATGTCTGATCGTTATTCTCTTAACCATTTACGCGAATTAGAGTCGGAATCCGTTTTTGTAATACGGGAAGTAGCTGCCCAGTTTGAACGTCCGGCTTTGCTTTTTTCCGGAGGTAAAGATTCCATCGTTCTTACCCATCTTGCTTACAAGGCTTTCTATCCGGCAAAAATTCCTTTTTCCTTGCTGCACATTGATACCGGACATAATTTTGAAGAAACACTGACTTTCCGCGACGAACTGGCAAAAAAATTAGATGCAACCCTGCTCATTGGCTCGGTACAGGAATCTATTGACAACGGCAGATGTGTGGAGGAAACAGGCTACAATGCAAGCCGCAATGTTTTGCAAACGACCACTTTGCTTGATTCTATTGAAAAATATAAATTAGATGCCTGCATAGGCGGTGGCAGACGCGACGAGGAAAAAGCCCGCGCCAAAGAACGTTTTTTTTCGCACCGCGACGAATTTGGACAATGGGACCCCAAAAACCAACGACCCGAACTCTGGAACATCTTCAATGGCAGAAAACGTTATGGCGAACATTTCAGGGTATTTCCTATCAGCAACTGGACCGAAATGGACGTTTGGCAATACATTCTTTTAGAAAATATTGATTTGCCAAGTCTGTATTACACCCACCAGCGCGAAGTATTTTTCCGCGATGGCATCTGGCTGGCAAAGGCTCCTTTTATGAAGTTGAAACCAAATGAAAAATATGAAACCATGCAAGTTCGCTGTCGTACCATAGGCGATATAACCTGCACGGGACTTGTTCCTTCTACCGCCAATACCCTTGAAGAAATTATTGAGGAAATAGCCGCTACTCGCATTACCGAACGTGGAGGACGTTTCGACGATATGCGGTCAGATGCCGCTATGGAAGACCGAAAGAAGGAAGGATATTTTTAA
- the cysC gene encoding adenylyl-sulfate kinase: MNHPAKDKKIIFRNQKETLLQQKGKVIWLTGLPCSGKTTLAVRLEKELFDKGFLIRILDGDNVRTGINNNLGFSEADRLENIRRIAEISKLFVECGVITINGFVSPTESLRTMAKEIIGDEDFIEVYVNSPLEVCEQRDVKGMYRKARAGMIKEFTGVSSVFEEPLHADIEIRTDLLNIEQSVMKILEYILPQIKYDNV, from the coding sequence ATGAATCATCCGGCTAAAGACAAGAAAATCATATTCAGAAATCAAAAAGAAACATTATTACAACAAAAGGGAAAAGTAATTTGGCTTACAGGTTTACCTTGCTCGGGAAAAACCACCCTTGCCGTTAGGTTAGAGAAAGAATTGTTTGACAAAGGGTTTTTAATCCGTATCCTTGACGGAGACAACGTTCGTACAGGAATTAATAATAATCTTGGTTTTTCGGAAGCCGACCGGCTGGAAAATATCCGCCGTATTGCAGAGATTTCCAAGCTTTTTGTGGAATGCGGTGTGATTACTATCAATGGTTTTGTAAGCCCAACAGAAAGCTTACGAACGATGGCAAAAGAAATTATTGGCGATGAAGATTTCATCGAGGTTTATGTAAACTCTCCGCTGGAAGTTTGTGAGCAACGCGACGTTAAAGGTATGTATAGGAAAGCACGTGCCGGTATGATTAAAGAATTTACCGGCGTTTCCTCGGTTTTTGAAGAACCGCTGCACGCTGATATTGAAATTCGCACCGATTTGCTCAACATTGAACAATCTGTAATGAAAATTCTTGAATATATTTTGCCCCAAATAAAATATGATAATGTCTGA